The Psychrobacillus sp. FSL K6-2836 nucleotide sequence ATACGATCTATAAATAGAAGGCTGAATGGCGAAAATAGCTGCTATTCCTGCAAAAACAGGATTAGGAAGTTGAAGTAATTCGGCTATGAACAAAGAGAATACAATAGCTACTCCAGTTTTAAAAATTCGAGCTCCTAATTTCATTAAATCCTATCCTTTCGTAAGAAACAGCATACTTGATTATTAGAGCTTAGCAAAGGCATTATTAACTGCTTTCAGTGTTTCTTGAATATCACTTTCTGTATGGGCAGTCGTTATAAACCAAGCTTCATATTTAGAAGGTGCTAAGTTAATACCTTGGTTTAGCATTAGCTTAAAGAATTTCGCAAACATTTCACCGTCACTTGCTTCTGCTTGCACATAGTTTTCTACCCTTACGTCTGTAAAGTAAACAGATAGGGCTCCTTTAATACGGTTAATAGTAATAGTTACATTATTTTTCTTGGCAGCTTCTAAAATACCAGCCTCGAGAAGTGCGCCTAGTCTATCTAGTTCATCATATATTCCTGGGGTTTGTAGAACCTCTAAACAAGCAATCCCTGCTTGCATTGACGCTGGATTACCTGCCATTGTTCCCGCTTGGTAAGCAGGTCCTAATGGTGCAACCTGTTCCATAATTTCCTTTTTGCCGCCGTATGCACCAATCGGAAGTCCACCACCGATGATTTTCCCTAAAGCAGTTAAGTCTGGTGTCTGTTCTAACATGGTAGATGCTGCGCCGTAGTGGAAGCGGAATGCTGTAATTACTTCGTCGTAAATAACTAATGCACCTTTGTCTTTCGCAATTTTGTGTATTAATGGAAGGAAGCCTTCATTTGGTTCTACCATACCGAAGTTTCCTACGATTGGTTCTACTAAAATACATGCTA carries:
- a CDS encoding glutamate-1-semialdehyde 2,1-aminomutase → MKQTQSEIIQKEALEHIVGGVNSPSRSYKAVGGGAPIVMERAEGAYFYDVDGNKYIDYLAAYGPIITGHAHPHITEAITKAAQTGLLYGTPTKHEVTFAKMLKDAIPSMDKVRFVNSGTEAVMTTIRVARAYTGRTKVMKFAGCYHGHSDLVLVAAGSGPATLGTPDSAGVPQSIAKEVITIPFNDPKAYEEAMEKWGEELACILVEPIVGNFGMVEPNEGFLPLIHKIAKDKGALVIYDEVITAFRFHYGAASTMLEQTPDLTALGKIIGGGLPIGAYGGKKEIMEQVAPLGPAYQAGTMAGNPASMQAGIACLEVLQTPGIYDELDRLGALLEAGILEAAKKNNVTITINRIKGALSVYFTDVRVENYVQAEASDGEMFAKFFKLMLNQGINLAPSKYEAWFITTAHTESDIQETLKAVNNAFAKL